The following coding sequences lie in one Heliomicrobium undosum genomic window:
- a CDS encoding MinD/ParA family protein: MKDQAEKLRIMMNNMRQTTERTIRGDSPATRMICVSSGKGGVGKTNLTLNLGLAMIDYGMRVMILDADMGMANIDVILGKVPPYNLYHVIRGEKTLDEVVFTGPKGIQTISGGSGVAELADLSAKELDDFISRLSVMESTADIFLIDTGAGISRNVLSYIFAADELLVVTTPEPTAITDAYGLIKSVDSLQRGKPISVVINRVDDEKEGDMVAKKLSMAVRQFLQRDILIVGTIPDDPSVPKAVKSQMPFYLQNEHSPASLALSRLAATLCSLPVRPETGGGITRLFQRMKSFFR, encoded by the coding sequence ATGAAAGATCAAGCCGAAAAGCTGCGGATTATGATGAACAACATGCGGCAGACGACGGAACGGACAATTCGAGGCGACTCACCAGCGACACGGATGATCTGCGTATCAAGCGGAAAGGGGGGCGTCGGCAAGACCAACCTGACGCTGAATCTTGGTCTGGCCATGATCGATTATGGAATGCGGGTCATGATCCTTGACGCCGACATGGGTATGGCCAACATCGACGTGATCTTAGGGAAGGTGCCTCCTTACAACCTGTACCATGTGATCCGCGGGGAAAAGACACTCGATGAGGTGGTCTTTACTGGACCGAAAGGGATCCAGACCATTTCCGGCGGTTCAGGCGTTGCCGAACTGGCCGATTTAAGCGCCAAGGAATTGGATGACTTTATTTCCCGATTGTCAGTGATGGAGAGTACTGCCGACATTTTTCTAATCGATACGGGCGCCGGCATTTCCCGGAACGTTCTTTCCTATATATTCGCCGCCGATGAACTGCTGGTCGTCACCACCCCGGAGCCCACGGCCATCACCGACGCCTACGGCTTGATCAAGTCAGTCGACTCCTTGCAACGAGGCAAGCCGATTTCCGTGGTCATCAACCGGGTCGATGATGAAAAAGAGGGCGACATGGTGGCAAAAAAATTATCCATGGCTGTTCGCCAGTTTTTGCAGCGAGACATCTTGATTGTCGGCACGATTCCCGATGATCCATCGGTACCGAAAGCGGTCAAGTCTCAGATGCCCTTTTACTTGCAAAATGAACACTCCCCGGCATCTCTGGCCCTTTCGCGGTTGGCGGCAACCCTCTGCAGTCTGCCGGTCCGGCCCGAAACGGGAGGGGGGATCACCCGGTTGTTTCAACGGATGAAAAGCTTTTTTCGGTAA